In a single window of the Eshraghiella crossota genome:
- the recF gene encoding DNA replication/repair protein RecF (All proteins in this family for which functions are known are DNA-binding proteins that assist the filamentation of RecA onto DNA for the initiation of recombination or recombinational repair.), with product MIIKSIDLQNFRNYETEKIEFDENTNILYGDNAQGKTNILEAIFLSGTSKSHKGSKDSEIINFLKDESHIKTVISKKEIDYRIDIHIRKNKSKGIAVNGVPIKKSSELYGIVNIVFFSPEDLNIIKAGPFARRRFMDMEMCQLDKIYVNSLINYNKAIDQRNRLLKDIYFSPYLEDTMDIWDENILKYGSEIIRKRESFINELNEIIGKIHFTLSGGRENIVIKYEPCVKEEEFESVLKSTRDRDKKQKSTCSGPHRDDIIFLIDNVDIRKYGSQGQQRTAALSLKLAEIEIVKKQIGDTPILLLDDVLSELDSSRQNYLLNSIHNIQTIMTCTGLDEFINNRFNVNRIFKVTNGKVSKEN from the coding sequence ATGATAATTAAATCTATTGATTTACAAAACTTCAGAAATTATGAAACTGAGAAAATAGAGTTTGATGAAAATACCAATATTCTCTACGGAGATAATGCACAGGGAAAGACTAATATTCTTGAGGCAATATTTTTATCAGGTACATCAAAAAGCCATAAAGGAAGTAAGGACTCAGAGATAATTAATTTTTTAAAAGACGAGTCCCACATTAAGACAGTAATATCCAAAAAAGAAATTGACTATCGTATAGATATTCATATCAGGAAAAATAAATCAAAGGGAATAGCCGTTAACGGCGTTCCAATTAAGAAATCGTCGGAACTTTATGGAATTGTGAATATAGTATTTTTTTCACCTGAGGATCTTAATATTATTAAAGCAGGTCCTTTTGCAAGAAGAAGATTTATGGATATGGAGATGTGCCAGCTTGATAAAATTTATGTAAACAGTCTTATAAATTACAATAAAGCAATAGACCAGAGAAACAGGCTTTTAAAGGACATATATTTTTCTCCTTATCTTGAAGATACTATGGATATATGGGATGAGAATATTCTGAAATACGGTTCAGAGATAATCAGAAAGAGAGAATCTTTTATCAATGAGCTTAATGAAATCATCGGTAAAATACATTTTACCTTGTCAGGCGGAAGGGAAAATATTGTTATAAAATACGAGCCTTGTGTTAAAGAGGAAGAATTTGAAAGTGTGCTTAAAAGTACCAGGGATAGGGATAAAAAACAAAAATCTACATGTTCAGGTCCTCACAGGGATGATATTATTTTTTTAATTGACAATGTTGATATAAGAAAATACGGCTCACAGGGTCAGCAAAGAACTGCGGCATTATCACTTAAACTGGCAGAAATAGAAATTGTTAAAAAACAAATAGGAGATACACCGATTCTTTTGTTGGACGATGTTTTATCCGAACTTGACAGCAGCAGGCAGAATTATCTTTTAAACAGTATTCATAATATCCAGACAATAATGACTTGTACGGGATTGGATGAATTTATAAATAACAGATTTAATGTTAACAGAATTTTTAAGGTAACTAATGGAAAAGTAAGTAAAGAAAATTAA
- a CDS encoding RNA-binding S4 domain-containing protein gives MEIIKLREEFIKLGQALKAANLVSSGVEAKDVILEGMVKVNGEKEYQRGKKLRAGDIVSFNGEEIKIEE, from the coding sequence ATGGAGATAATCAAATTAAGAGAAGAATTTATTAAGCTTGGACAGGCTTTGAAAGCCGCTAATTTGGTAAGTTCAGGAGTGGAAGCCAAAGATGTTATTCTTGAAGGTATGGTTAAAGTAAATGGTGAAAAAGAATACCAGAGAGGAAAAAAACTTCGTGCGGGAGATATTGTTTCTTTTAACGGAGAAGAAATTAAAATTGAAGAATGA
- the dnaA gene encoding chromosomal replication initiator protein DnaA has product MINILKEKWEEIINTIKISYDMGDLPFKTWILPLQPYSIDDYTVTIFVPDPRVVNHIKNNYTNHFITTISNFFDHSYDVRFISTPDLANPQPVVKEPVESLNSLIIKAGLNPKYTFETFVVGDNNNFAHAASLAVAESPGDTYNPLFLYGGVGLGKTHLMQAIGNYIIKQNPSLKVMYVTSEIFTNELIESIKTEKNTSNKNFREKYRNVDVLLIDDIQFIIGKESTQDEFFHTFNTLREAKKQVIISSDRPPKDFETLEDRLKSRFTNGLLVDISPPNYETRMAILHKKGEIEGYNIDMDVLEYIATNIKSNIRELEGSLTKLVAFSKFSKKPINVSLAEEVLRDFISPNAHREVTPELIIQTVAEHYQISVEDLISKKRDQKIAWPRQIAMYLCRSLTDIPLTKIGSYLGDRDHTTVSHGCDKVAETLAKDASFANTLEIIKKKINPS; this is encoded by the coding sequence ATGATTAACATTTTAAAAGAAAAGTGGGAAGAAATCATCAATACCATTAAGATTTCTTATGATATGGGTGATTTGCCATTCAAAACATGGATTCTTCCTTTACAACCTTATTCCATAGATGATTATACCGTTACTATTTTTGTTCCGGATCCTCGTGTAGTTAATCATATTAAGAATAATTATACTAATCATTTCATTACAACTATATCTAACTTTTTTGATCACAGTTATGATGTACGTTTTATAAGTACACCGGATCTTGCTAACCCTCAGCCTGTGGTTAAAGAACCTGTGGAGTCACTTAATTCGCTTATCATTAAAGCAGGTCTTAATCCTAAATATACATTTGAGACATTTGTAGTAGGTGATAATAACAATTTTGCCCATGCAGCTTCTTTGGCAGTTGCTGAATCTCCGGGAGATACATATAATCCTCTCTTTTTATACGGAGGTGTGGGACTTGGTAAGACTCATCTTATGCAGGCTATAGGTAATTATATTATTAAACAGAATCCTTCTCTTAAAGTTATGTATGTAACTTCTGAGATTTTTACCAATGAACTTATTGAATCCATCAAGACAGAAAAAAATACAAGTAATAAGAACTTCCGTGAAAAATACCGTAACGTCGATGTTCTTTTAATTGATGATATACAGTTTATTATAGGTAAGGAAAGTACACAGGATGAATTTTTCCATACTTTCAATACTCTTCGTGAAGCAAAAAAACAGGTTATTATATCTTCAGACAGACCACCTAAGGATTTTGAGACACTTGAAGACAGACTTAAATCACGTTTTACAAACGGTCTTCTCGTTGACATCTCTCCTCCTAATTATGAGACCAGGATGGCAATCTTACATAAAAAAGGTGAAATAGAGGGTTATAATATTGATATGGATGTTCTTGAATACATTGCTACCAACATCAAGTCCAACATAAGAGAACTTGAGGGTTCTCTTACCAAGCTTGTTGCTTTTTCCAAATTCAGTAAAAAGCCAATCAATGTTTCCCTTGCAGAAGAGGTTTTAAGGGATTTTATATCTCCTAATGCTCACAGAGAAGTTACGCCTGAATTGATAATCCAGACAGTTGCAGAACATTACCAGATTTCCGTTGAAGACCTTATTTCCAAGAAGAGAGATCAGAAAATAGCATGGCCACGTCAGATAGCAATGTATCTTTGCCGCAGCCTTACTGATATTCCACTTACTAAAATAGGATCTTATCTTGGTGACAGGGATCATACTACTGTTTCCCACGGATGTGATAAGGTGGCGGAGACACTTGCCAAAGATGCTTCTTTTGCTAATACACTTGAAATCATAAAGAAAAAGATTAATCCTTCATAA
- the dnaN gene encoding DNA polymerase III subunit beta yields MKIVCTKSELLKGVNITLRAVPVRTTMTILECILIDATELDIKLTANDMELGIETTIEGDIIEKGKIAIEAKFFADIIRKLPDSEITIETDSNFNASITCEKSVFNIPARDGEDFSYLPYIEKNNMITISQFDLKELIRQTIFSIGDNESNLIMTGELFEVTEDNLKVVSLDRYRVSIRNVKLNNIYNDIKVIVPGKTLNEISKIITGDAESMVDVYFSDNHILFEFDKTIVISRLIEGEFFKINQMLSKDYETKITINKRELLDCIDRATLFVKEGNKKPVIFDIEDGSVKINITSTVGKMNEEIDIEKEGSDIKIGFNPKFVIDALRVIDDETISMTFMNAKSPCTIRDKDNRYIYLILPVNY; encoded by the coding sequence ATGAAAATCGTCTGTACTAAATCAGAATTACTTAAAGGAGTTAATATAACTCTCAGAGCAGTTCCGGTAAGAACAACAATGACAATACTTGAATGTATTCTTATTGATGCAACTGAACTTGATATTAAATTAACTGCTAATGATATGGAACTTGGTATTGAAACTACAATCGAGGGCGATATTATCGAAAAAGGTAAAATAGCAATCGAAGCTAAGTTTTTTGCCGATATTATCCGTAAACTTCCTGACAGTGAAATTACAATCGAGACTGACAGTAATTTTAATGCTTCAATAACATGTGAGAAATCAGTATTTAATATTCCTGCAAGAGATGGTGAAGATTTTTCTTACCTTCCTTACATCGAAAAGAATAATATGATTACAATTTCACAGTTTGATTTAAAAGAACTGATAAGACAGACTATATTTTCTATAGGTGATAATGAAAGTAACCTCATAATGACAGGTGAACTTTTTGAAGTAACAGAAGATAACCTTAAAGTTGTATCCCTTGACAGATACAGAGTTTCTATCCGTAACGTTAAATTAAATAATATTTACAACGATATTAAAGTTATAGTTCCGGGTAAGACTTTAAATGAAATTTCCAAGATAATTACGGGTGATGCTGAAAGTATGGTTGATGTGTATTTTTCAGATAATCACATTTTATTTGAATTTGATAAAACAATCGTTATATCAAGGTTAATCGAAGGTGAATTTTTCAAGATTAACCAGATGCTTTCAAAAGATTATGAGACAAAAATAACAATCAACAAAAGGGAACTTCTTGATTGTATTGACAGAGCTACTCTTTTTGTAAAAGAAGGCAATAAGAAACCTGTAATTTTTGATATTGAAGATGGTTCGGTTAAAATCAACATTACTTCTACAGTTGGTAAGATGAATGAAGAAATTGATATCGAAAAAGAAGGAAGTGACATAAAGATAGGATTCAATCCTAAATTTGTTATAGATGCACTCAGGGTTATTGATGATGAGACAATATCAATGACATTTATGAATGCCAAATCACCATGTACGATAAGAGATAAAGATAACAGATATATTTATCTTATTCTTCCTGTTAATTACTAG